In Marixanthomonas ophiurae, one genomic interval encodes:
- a CDS encoding endonuclease/exonuclease/phosphatase family protein: MKLKPILQIFGGLAIILTLIPLIAIDYWWIRIFDFPHIQLTILTFTALVTYFMRFEIKRAGDYLFVIGLLSCFIFQLTKIYPYTPFADYEVLEAKNNNPEKTISLYTANVYQKNKEKEKLIQDIKKHNADILLFVETNTGWKENIDANISKDYKYKVAVPLNNTYGMLLYSKFKLIEPQVKYLVDKDIPSIHTQVLLPSEDTIQLYTIHPTPPMPQHNPKSSDRDAEMMKIANLSRQSKHPVLVIGDFNDVAWSATTSLFYNVAELLDIRKGRGFYNTFDAKSFIMRWPLDHIFISSEFRSLEVSLGSDINSDHFPTYTKLSYEPENALEQQPKKPTENQLQRAKEQANGVQKVELDM, translated from the coding sequence ATGAAATTAAAACCAATACTCCAAATTTTTGGTGGATTAGCAATTATTTTAACCCTAATTCCTTTAATTGCAATCGACTATTGGTGGATTAGAATATTCGATTTTCCTCATATTCAACTTACTATTTTAACCTTCACGGCACTTGTCACCTATTTTATGCGTTTTGAAATTAAGCGTGCGGGCGATTATCTTTTCGTTATAGGGCTTCTTAGTTGTTTTATTTTTCAACTTACTAAAATATACCCTTACACCCCCTTTGCGGATTATGAAGTATTAGAAGCTAAAAATAATAATCCTGAAAAGACCATTTCATTATACACGGCAAATGTGTACCAAAAGAATAAAGAAAAAGAGAAACTTATTCAGGATATAAAAAAACACAATGCCGACATTCTTCTATTTGTTGAAACCAATACTGGTTGGAAAGAAAATATTGATGCTAACATTTCCAAAGATTATAAATACAAAGTAGCAGTTCCTTTAAATAACACATACGGAATGCTGCTTTATTCTAAATTCAAGTTAATAGAACCACAAGTAAAATATTTGGTTGATAAAGACATCCCGTCAATTCATACACAGGTTTTATTACCTTCAGAAGACACCATACAGCTATACACCATCCATCCTACACCGCCTATGCCGCAACATAACCCCAAATCTTCTGACAGAGATGCAGAAATGATGAAAATAGCAAATTTGAGTAGACAATCTAAACACCCAGTACTTGTAATTGGAGATTTTAACGATGTGGCCTGGTCTGCAACTACATCACTTTTTTATAATGTTGCCGAGTTATTGGACATTCGTAAAGGACGTGGATTTTATAACACGTTCGATGCAAAAAGCTTTATCATGCGTTGGCCGTTAGATCATATTTTTATTTCAAGTGAATTTAGGTCTTTAGAGGTTTCATTAGGTAGCGATATAAATTCAGATCATTTTCCTACCTATACTAAATTGAGTTATGAACCTGAAAATGCTTTGGAGCAACAACCAAAAAAACCTACAGAAAATCAATTACAACGTGCCAAAGAACAAGCCAATGGAGTCCAAAAAGTAGAACTAGACATGTAG
- a CDS encoding mechanosensitive ion channel family protein produces the protein MNQEILKYYLCWLQNYFVNSGMNEDLAIFLNTMINSIVLTFVVTLIDIFVRKFIVQIFKAFSDKTKTTFDDFLIKSNFPRFVAHFLPVIIVWYTIPIIFIEYQLILKFLLRIIDVYLIILIVLIFRSILKTTRSYLEHKPRFHDKPLQSYQQVLMIFGWGIGIFFIINILTGYSIFSLATLGAASAVLLLIFKDTILGFVASIQVSVNDIVRIGDWITFSKYGADGYVTEISLATVTVQNFDHTFTTIPTYSLISDSFQNWRGMQESAGRRIKRSLFIKQTSVKFLSSEEIEELKKVQLIKPYIEHRERDVQKYNQNTEADKSVLLNGRNQTNLGIFRKYADAFLHENPAINKDLFLMVRHLAPTDRGIPIEIFCFSYDKRWENYEHIQADIFDHLIAAIPYFGLELFEIPSGKDVSQISAKFNSSN, from the coding sequence ATGAACCAAGAAATCCTAAAATATTACCTTTGTTGGTTGCAAAATTATTTTGTCAATTCTGGAATGAATGAAGATTTGGCAATTTTTTTAAATACAATGATTAACTCCATTGTACTTACGTTTGTGGTTACCTTGATCGATATTTTTGTTAGAAAATTCATTGTTCAAATATTTAAAGCATTTAGTGATAAAACAAAGACTACGTTTGATGATTTTCTTATTAAAAGTAACTTTCCACGCTTTGTAGCACACTTTCTTCCAGTTATTATCGTATGGTATACGATACCCATTATTTTTATTGAATATCAACTTATTTTAAAGTTCCTACTTCGGATAATTGATGTGTATCTAATTATACTTATCGTTCTTATTTTCCGAAGTATTTTAAAGACCACCCGAAGTTACTTAGAACACAAACCCCGTTTTCACGACAAACCCCTACAAAGTTACCAGCAAGTATTAATGATTTTTGGTTGGGGCATTGGCATCTTCTTTATCATTAATATTTTAACTGGATACTCCATTTTTAGCCTTGCAACATTAGGAGCTGCATCTGCTGTACTGTTACTTATTTTTAAGGATACTATTTTAGGCTTTGTGGCTAGTATTCAGGTATCGGTAAATGATATTGTACGTATTGGAGACTGGATAACCTTTAGCAAGTATGGGGCAGATGGCTATGTTACCGAAATAAGCCTTGCAACCGTTACAGTTCAAAACTTTGACCATACGTTTACTACTATTCCTACGTACAGTTTAATTTCAGATTCCTTCCAAAACTGGCGTGGTATGCAGGAATCTGCTGGAAGACGCATTAAACGATCGTTGTTTATTAAGCAAACTTCCGTTAAGTTTTTGTCTTCGGAAGAAATTGAAGAATTGAAAAAAGTTCAATTAATCAAACCTTATATTGAACACAGAGAACGGGATGTTCAAAAATACAACCAAAATACCGAGGCCGATAAGTCAGTTCTTTTAAATGGTCGTAATCAAACTAATTTAGGAATTTTCAGAAAATATGCTGATGCGTTTCTTCATGAAAATCCTGCTATCAACAAAGATCTGTTTTTAATGGTGCGTCATTTAGCACCGACTGACCGTGGTATTCCTATTGAAATATTCTGCTTTAGTTATGACAAACGTTGGGAAAATTACGAACATATTCAAGCCGATATTTTTGACCACCTAATTGCAGCAATTCCCTACTTTGGGTTGGAGCTTTTTGAAATACCTTCAGGAAAAGATGTTTCTCAAATTTCTGCTAAATTTAATTCAAGTAACTAA
- a CDS encoding DUF3817 domain-containing protein — MDISTKSFKIISTLEAISFLVLLGIAMPLKYIWDMPQMVKIVGMAHGVLFIIYIIGAYIMKEKLKWSWGTLGIVMLCSVLPFGPFYAERKYL; from the coding sequence ATGGATATTTCAACTAAATCCTTTAAGATAATCAGTACGCTTGAAGCCATATCATTTCTGGTTTTATTAGGTATAGCAATGCCTTTAAAATACATTTGGGATATGCCTCAAATGGTAAAAATCGTTGGAATGGCACACGGTGTCTTATTTATTATTTATATTATTGGTGCTTATATTATGAAAGAAAAACTAAAATGGTCTTGGGGAACATTAGGCATTGTCATGTTATGTTCAGTACTTCCTTTTGGCCCTTTTTACGCAGAACGTAAGTATTTATAA
- a CDS encoding M16 family metallopeptidase: MKFSSILSFLFISLFFSTVQAQDKAATEFSIDYEKFTLENGLEVILHVDKSEPIVAVATMMHVGSNREKPGKTGFAHFFEHMSFNDSENVPVGANRKMIPEWGGSRNGGTWSDGTVYYEVVPKDAFEKILWIDSDRFGYMINTVTQAALDREKQVVKNEKRQRVDNAPYGYTDEIIRKNLYPEGHPYSWTVIGSLPDLQAATLEDVTEFYNKYYGAANASLVIAGDIDIDKTKELVKKWFGEIPRGPKVDALNPMPVTLNETKSLYFKDNFAKLPELRMVYPTVEGYNKDEYALDVLGQLLSGSRKSPLYKSVVEEGKLAPNVSSYNSSSELAGEFVIRARANEGVDLDKVKKAIEKGLQDFETNGFTDTELQRIKAELETQLYYGVATVLNKAFQLVQDNEFGGDPGYISKRTKLYQQINRADVMRVYNQYIKGKNFVMTSVVPKDSPNLAVSGAKEASVWEEKVTAMDASEEVAQGEEAEYEKTPSKYDRSEPAFGEAPLFVMPEVWQTKLGNEMKVLGIENNELPLVTFTITFPGGHRLDPENKAGLAMLTADLMNEGTKTKTAAELEEAIGLLGSSISIRGGLEEINVSGNCLSRNFEETIKLVQEMLLEPRWDEKEYDRLKQELITSLKGNEANPRAIASLNFNKLIYGEGNSYAVSSEGTLETADNISLADAKEFYKNISPNGATFKVVGNIKEQRVTDALSSLSEKWKGEKVTIPSEDISENNPARPAGGSEGNLYFIDVPNSKQSVIYIGLPALSANNDAYTKLDFANEILGGGSSGRLFQTLRIEKGYTYGAYSYIPSRDETAPFTITSSVRANATLPSLKIIENMVKDYGPGFTKEDVELTQNKVIKQNTRAYESLNAKLGLLTQIDKYGKSEDFINKEQDLLMKMNVEDFKNIINKYIKEGEMTYVVVGDKATQFEEVKKLGKNVIELDIHGNPVK, from the coding sequence ATGAAATTTTCATCAATCCTTTCTTTCTTATTTATTTCTTTATTTTTTAGTACTGTTCAAGCTCAGGATAAAGCTGCAACAGAGTTTTCCATCGATTACGAAAAATTTACGTTAGAAAATGGTTTAGAAGTAATTCTTCACGTTGATAAAAGTGAACCTATTGTAGCAGTAGCAACGATGATGCACGTAGGTTCTAACCGTGAAAAACCTGGAAAAACAGGATTTGCGCACTTTTTTGAGCATATGTCCTTTAACGATTCTGAAAATGTTCCAGTAGGAGCCAACCGTAAAATGATTCCTGAGTGGGGCGGTAGCCGAAATGGCGGAACTTGGAGTGATGGTACCGTTTATTATGAAGTTGTGCCTAAAGATGCTTTTGAAAAAATTCTTTGGATTGATAGTGACCGTTTTGGGTATATGATTAATACCGTTACCCAAGCAGCATTAGACCGTGAAAAACAAGTAGTAAAGAACGAAAAAAGACAACGAGTTGACAATGCGCCTTATGGATATACAGATGAAATTATACGTAAAAATCTGTATCCTGAAGGTCATCCATACAGTTGGACGGTAATCGGTTCCTTGCCAGATTTGCAAGCCGCGACTCTTGAAGATGTTACAGAATTTTACAATAAGTATTATGGTGCTGCTAATGCTTCGTTGGTCATTGCAGGAGATATTGACATTGACAAAACAAAAGAATTAGTGAAAAAATGGTTTGGTGAAATTCCTAGAGGTCCAAAAGTAGATGCATTAAACCCTATGCCAGTTACCTTGAACGAAACCAAATCTTTATATTTTAAAGATAATTTCGCAAAATTACCAGAGCTACGTATGGTATACCCTACAGTTGAAGGTTATAATAAAGACGAATATGCCTTAGATGTATTGGGCCAATTATTGAGTGGAAGTCGGAAATCGCCTTTGTATAAATCGGTTGTGGAAGAAGGGAAATTGGCGCCTAATGTGAGTTCATACAACAGTAGTTCAGAATTGGCTGGGGAGTTTGTAATTCGTGCCCGCGCCAACGAAGGAGTGGATTTAGATAAAGTAAAAAAAGCAATTGAGAAAGGGTTACAAGATTTTGAGACCAATGGTTTTACCGATACCGAACTACAGCGTATTAAAGCTGAACTGGAAACCCAGTTATATTACGGAGTGGCAACGGTACTTAACAAAGCGTTTCAGTTGGTGCAGGATAATGAATTTGGCGGCGACCCTGGTTATATTTCTAAGAGAACTAAATTATATCAGCAAATTAACCGTGCCGATGTAATGCGTGTTTACAACCAATATATTAAAGGTAAAAACTTCGTGATGACGAGTGTGGTTCCAAAAGATTCCCCAAATTTGGCAGTATCGGGTGCTAAAGAAGCAAGTGTTTGGGAAGAGAAAGTAACTGCGATGGATGCCAGTGAAGAAGTTGCGCAAGGTGAAGAAGCTGAATACGAAAAGACTCCATCAAAATATGATCGATCGGAGCCTGCCTTTGGAGAAGCGCCTCTTTTTGTAATGCCTGAAGTTTGGCAAACCAAACTGGGTAATGAAATGAAGGTTTTAGGAATTGAAAATAACGAATTGCCCTTGGTGACATTTACAATCACTTTTCCTGGAGGTCATAGATTAGATCCAGAAAATAAAGCAGGTTTAGCTATGTTGACTGCCGATTTGATGAACGAAGGCACCAAAACCAAAACAGCTGCTGAGCTTGAAGAAGCCATTGGTTTATTGGGGTCTAGTATATCAATTCGAGGTGGTTTGGAAGAAATCAACGTTTCAGGAAATTGTCTATCACGTAATTTTGAAGAAACCATTAAGCTAGTTCAAGAAATGTTGTTAGAACCTCGATGGGATGAAAAAGAGTACGATCGCTTAAAACAGGAATTAATAACTTCGTTAAAAGGTAATGAAGCCAATCCAAGGGCAATTGCGTCACTGAACTTCAATAAACTTATTTATGGCGAAGGGAATAGTTATGCTGTTTCATCTGAAGGAACATTAGAAACCGCTGACAATATTTCATTGGCGGATGCAAAAGAGTTTTATAAAAATATTTCTCCAAATGGAGCTACCTTTAAAGTAGTAGGGAATATTAAAGAACAACGTGTAACAGATGCCCTGTCTTCACTTTCTGAAAAATGGAAAGGAGAAAAGGTAACGATTCCTTCCGAAGATATTTCTGAAAATAATCCTGCCCGTCCGGCAGGTGGGTCAGAAGGAAACTTATATTTTATTGATGTTCCCAACTCTAAGCAGTCTGTAATCTACATTGGCTTACCTGCTCTTTCAGCAAATAATGATGCGTATACAAAACTAGATTTTGCCAATGAAATATTAGGGGGCGGCTCTAGCGGACGGCTTTTTCAAACCTTGAGAATTGAAAAAGGATATACGTATGGCGCTTACTCTTATATTCCGTCGCGAGATGAAACAGCACCGTTTACCATTACTTCAAGTGTTAGAGCAAATGCAACCCTACCTTCGTTGAAAATTATCGAGAACATGGTAAAAGACTATGGCCCTGGCTTTACCAAGGAAGATGTTGAGTTAACTCAAAATAAAGTAATAAAGCAAAACACACGTGCGTACGAGTCATTGAATGCAAAACTAGGACTCTTAACTCAGATTGATAAATATGGAAAGTCTGAAGATTTCATTAATAAAGAACAAGACTTATTAATGAAAATGAATGTGGAAGACTTTAAAAACATCATCAATAAATACATAAAAGAAGGTGAAATGACCTACGTGGTAGTAGGAGATAAAGCCACACAATTTGAAGAAGTAAAAAAATTAGGTAAAAATGTAATTGAGTTAGACATCCACGGAAATCCGGTTAAATAA
- a CDS encoding mechanosensitive ion channel family protein: MLLIQESSATDTITTAIKNYYDHFLTILPRIALGIFIVVAGILIAQLITNVFKKRILKKAEDPLMARFLAQALKIILSLIAIMIALDVAGLGGIATGILTAAGGAAIILGFAFQDIGKNFLAGIILAFNRPFHINDTIMVDTHFGKVKALSFRYTHIKTTDGRDIYVPNSDVLTKPVENYTADGFYRVDFTVGIGYEDNIESAKSIIQNILDTNEDIVHNDTHDNFVIESELAASTVNLKVLFWVHTIDYRKASRVLRGQIIQEVKQALEQKGFNLPADITELKLYGNEEDIPLRVRKDPRDLLAEGKKPN, encoded by the coding sequence ATGCTATTAATTCAAGAATCATCAGCAACGGATACCATAACAACCGCAATAAAAAATTACTATGATCATTTTTTAACGATACTACCACGCATTGCGCTAGGTATTTTTATAGTTGTTGCTGGTATATTAATTGCTCAGCTTATTACCAATGTATTTAAGAAACGGATTTTAAAAAAAGCGGAAGACCCGTTAATGGCTCGTTTTCTTGCACAGGCATTAAAAATTATACTCAGCCTTATTGCCATTATGATCGCTCTAGATGTTGCCGGTTTGGGCGGCATTGCAACCGGAATTTTAACCGCTGCTGGTGGAGCTGCAATTATTTTAGGGTTTGCCTTTCAAGATATTGGAAAAAACTTTTTAGCAGGTATTATTTTAGCATTTAATAGACCTTTTCATATTAATGATACGATTATGGTTGATACGCATTTCGGAAAAGTGAAGGCACTTAGTTTTCGTTACACCCATATAAAAACCACGGATGGTCGTGATATCTATGTTCCAAATAGTGATGTATTGACCAAACCTGTTGAAAACTACACTGCCGATGGCTTTTATCGTGTTGATTTTACTGTGGGAATAGGATATGAAGATAATATTGAATCTGCAAAGTCGATTATTCAGAATATATTGGATACCAATGAAGATATTGTCCATAACGATACACACGATAATTTCGTGATTGAGTCGGAGCTTGCCGCCAGCACAGTAAACTTAAAAGTACTGTTTTGGGTACATACCATTGACTATAGAAAAGCTTCTCGAGTTTTGCGAGGGCAGATTATTCAAGAGGTAAAACAAGCCTTAGAGCAGAAAGGATTTAATTTACCTGCAGATATTACTGAACTGAAACTCTACGGAAACGAAGAAGACATACCCTTACGCGTTCGGAAGGATCCAAGGGATTTACTTGCTGAGGGAAAAAAACCTAATTAG
- a CDS encoding M15 family metallopeptidase — translation MSAQNKLVDISEMSTEFDYEIRYATENNFIGEVLYDCAKCLLVKEVAEALVKANQYFCEKGYKIKIHDCYRPLDVQKKMWKKVPRATYVANPYDGASVHNRAAAVDITLVTLEGCYVEMGSDYDYFGREAHIDNYNFSEEILANRKLLIDGMRKHGFKTIRTEWWHYGYQKNWQYPVLNDPLPCSN, via the coding sequence ATGAGCGCTCAAAACAAATTAGTTGATATTTCAGAAATGTCTACAGAATTCGATTATGAAATTCGCTATGCAACCGAGAATAATTTTATAGGCGAAGTATTATACGATTGCGCAAAGTGTCTTTTGGTAAAAGAAGTTGCTGAAGCTTTGGTTAAAGCCAACCAATATTTCTGCGAAAAAGGATACAAAATAAAAATTCACGACTGTTACCGACCGTTGGACGTTCAGAAAAAAATGTGGAAAAAAGTGCCACGAGCTACTTATGTTGCTAATCCGTATGACGGAGCATCTGTTCATAACCGTGCAGCAGCTGTAGATATCACATTGGTTACCTTAGAAGGCTGCTATGTGGAAATGGGCAGCGATTATGATTATTTTGGTCGTGAAGCGCATATTGATAATTATAATTTTTCTGAAGAAATTCTCGCCAACCGAAAACTACTTATCGACGGAATGCGAAAACACGGTTTTAAAACCATCAGGACCGAATGGTGGCATTACGGCTATCAAAAAAACTGGCAATACCCTGTTTTAAACGACCCACTTCCCTGCTCTAATTAG